The DNA sequence GCCGCTCGCGGCCGGCGTCCAGACGTCGGGGCGCGGCCCGTCGGTGGCTTCGTTCCAGCCGTTCGCCAGCGCCTGCATCGCGACACCCGACGATTTCGACTTCACGACGACGTCGACACAATGGCCGGCGACCGACCGGCCGGAGTAGGTCTTCGCGGCTTCCTGGACGATGCCGACCTTTTCCGGCGACGACGCGACGTTCAGCGCGATCGCGTCCGAGCCGGTGCATTTCGGCGCGTCGGCCTCGTCGTCCGAACCACTGGTCCAGGCCCGGATCCCGATGATCAGCCCCGCCGCGACCACGATCGCGGCGAGAAAGGGCAGAATCTTTCTCTTTCTTCGCGCTGGCTGGGAATTGATCACCGAAAACGCCCCCTCCGCCGACCGGAATTCCATTATCCGGTCGGCGGGGGAGCGCCGGGGTCACGTTGCCGAAACTTGACTATCCCTTAGGGCCGCGCTTGGACCACGTCCACGCGTAACCGGGGTCTTCGGACGCGTCGGCCGCTTCGCCGAGCTCCAGCGGGGCGAAAGTGTCGACCATGACGGCGGTTTCGTCGAAGAACTCCGCGCCGATCGACGCCTCCGCCGCGCCCGGCTGCGGGCCGTGCGTGAAACCGGACGGGTGCAGCGACAGCGAGCCGACGCCGATCCCCGAGCCCTTGCGGGCCTCGTAGTTGCCGCGCACGTAGAACATCAGCTCGTCGGAGTCGACGTTCGCGTGGTTGTACGGCACCGGGATCGAGTCCTCGTGGTAGTCGACCTTCCGCGGGCAGAAGGAGCAGACCACGAAGTTCGGGCCCTCGAACGTCTGGTGCACGGGCGGCGGCTGGTGCACGCGGCCGGTGATCGGCTCGAAGTCGTCGATGTTGAACGCCCACGGGTACAGGCAGCCGTCCCAGCCGACGACGTCGAACGGGTGCGTCGCGTACGTGTAGCGGGTCAGGCCGGCGCGGTGGCGCACGAGCACCTCGACGTCTTCGCCGTCTTCCAGCAGCGGCTCGGCCGGCCCGCGGACGTCGCGCTCGCAGTACGGCGAGTGCTCCAGGAACTGGCCCTTCGCCGACAGGTAGCGCTTCGGCGGCCCGATGTGCCCGCGCGCTTCGAGCGTGAAGAGGCTGACCTCGCCGTGCGGGAGGACGCGGTAGGTGCACGACGT is a window from the Amycolatopsis sp. NBC_00355 genome containing:
- a CDS encoding homogentisate 1,2-dioxygenase, coding for MPYYRRVGEIPHKRHTAFRKPDGGLYAEELMGVEGFSADSALLYHRGLPTAIVDAVAVEEDRGSLTPNHPLKPRAYKTGELKFGGDADAVTGRRRLFGNADVSIGFVTATAPSPLYRNAAGDELFYVQGGSATVETIYGSLEVGDGDYLVIPTSCTYRVLPHGEVSLFTLEARGHIGPPKRYLSAKGQFLEHSPYCERDVRGPAEPLLEDGEDVEVLVRHRAGLTRYTYATHPFDVVGWDGCLYPWAFNIDDFEPITGRVHQPPPVHQTFEGPNFVVCSFCPRKVDYHEDSIPVPYNHANVDSDELMFYVRGNYEARKGSGIGVGSLSLHPSGFTHGPQPGAAEASIGAEFFDETAVMVDTFAPLELGEAADASEDPGYAWTWSKRGPKG